A single region of the bacterium genome encodes:
- a CDS encoding LacI family DNA-binding transcriptional regulator produces MANKRIKGGARLRDVAAAAGVSKSTASAVANGRAEQYGISHATRERVQAAIRQMGYAPSLAALDMVAGRNTLVGLAISADFPAAALRLAVLEPLLAQAGCRVILTCLPSEPQAAADRIAALIHFGVAGMVICPADSLTLPKFSCPAVMVGKSGVGFPAVYEDELEGGRRLARRLLDKGHRRIAILGGTVTPSPVGTGFLEACAQVGATIRSFNSVAEFLPTASTMTAVFCLTPAVLLELYSRGCAAGLRPGTDLAVVAVDPLGVAANLVPRPTVLQPGIARLGQAVVQLLQQVIQGATLGDIRLDPVIFDGDPITPFSPSIPVASPPVATPNPASVPPPQAPSPVIIPNTHKPVILPSESIQMPETVVSTPAIQVSAVVAADPGGTDPEPSIPVSGVVAAVPGGTAHQSPTPIADPVVTTPPASTIAPEIQVPPLAPEPAIPEPVAVIEPAPPPPTPEPPTIVPTQEVAPIAEPVPQMEGGALSPPAPDPVIPEQVPVIESVPPPPTPEPPTIVPTPEVAPIAEPVPQMEGGALSPPAPEPVIPEPVVVIEPEPTPPTPEPPTIVPTQEVAPIAEPVPQMEGGALSPPAPEPVIPEPVVVIEPEPTPPTPEPPTIVPTQEVAPIAEPVPQMEGGALSPPAPDPVIPEPVAVIEPAPPTPEPPIIVPPPETPPSEVSTPDEAPSPSLTAEVAPEPPTPGLSAS; encoded by the coding sequence ATGGCAAATAAACGAATAAAAGGAGGGGCGCGGCTGCGCGATGTGGCTGCCGCTGCGGGGGTTTCGAAATCGACAGCATCCGCCGTTGCCAATGGCCGGGCGGAGCAGTACGGCATCAGCCACGCCACCCGGGAGAGGGTTCAGGCCGCCATTCGACAGATGGGGTACGCGCCCAGTCTTGCGGCCTTGGACATGGTGGCAGGTCGTAATACCCTTGTGGGTTTGGCGATTTCTGCTGACTTCCCCGCCGCGGCTCTCCGTCTTGCGGTCTTGGAACCGTTGCTGGCTCAGGCGGGGTGCCGGGTCATCCTGACCTGCCTTCCCTCTGAACCACAGGCGGCCGCTGACCGGATCGCTGCCCTGATCCATTTTGGGGTGGCCGGGATGGTTATTTGTCCGGCGGATTCCCTGACGTTGCCGAAATTCAGTTGTCCCGCCGTGATGGTTGGCAAATCCGGTGTTGGATTTCCTGCTGTCTATGAAGACGAACTGGAGGGCGGCCGGCGGTTGGCGCGGCGGCTTCTGGACAAAGGCCACCGGCGCATCGCCATTCTGGGCGGAACGGTGACGCCGTCGCCTGTGGGCACTGGCTTTCTCGAAGCCTGCGCGCAGGTGGGGGCGACCATCAGGAGTTTCAATTCAGTTGCCGAATTTCTGCCGACGGCGTCGACGATGACGGCGGTGTTCTGTCTTACCCCGGCGGTGTTGCTGGAACTTTATTCCAGAGGTTGTGCCGCTGGCCTTCGGCCCGGGACAGACTTGGCCGTGGTGGCGGTGGACCCTCTGGGTGTTGCGGCGAACCTGGTTCCGAGGCCGACGGTCCTTCAGCCGGGAATCGCCCGACTGGGGCAGGCGGTGGTCCAGTTGCTCCAGCAGGTCATCCAGGGAGCGACGCTTGGCGACATCCGGTTAGACCCGGTGATTTTCGACGGTGATCCAATCACCCCCTTTTCGCCGTCTATCCCGGTGGCGTCACCCCCCGTTGCAACGCCAAATCCAGCCTCTGTTCCGCCGCCACAAGCGCCGTCTCCAGTCATTATTCCAAACACCCATAAACCCGTCATTTTGCCATCTGAATCGATTCAGATGCCAGAAACGGTGGTTTCAACACCGGCTATTCAGGTCTCCGCTGTAGTAGCCGCCGACCCCGGCGGCACCGACCCCGAACCGTCTATTCCGGTCTCTGGTGTAGTAGCCGCCGTCCCCGGCGGCACCGCCCATCAATCGCCTACTCCGATAGCTGATCCAGTCGTCACGACTCCTCCAGCATCTACCATCGCTCCAGAAATTCAGGTCCCACCGCTAGCCCCTGAACCAGCCATCCCCGAGCCGGTCGCCGTGATCGAGCCCGCGCCACCACCGCCGACACCGGAGCCACCGACCATCGTCCCGACACAGGAAGTCGCGCCGATAGCCGAGCCCGTTCCCCAAATGGAGGGCGGTGCTCTGTCACCGCCGGCCCCTGATCCAGTCATCCCCGAGCAGGTCCCCGTCATCGAGTCCGTGCCACCACCGCCGACACCGGAGCCGCCGACCATCGTCCCGACACCGGAAGTCGCGCCGATAGCCGAGCCCGTTCCCCAAATGGAGGGCGGTGCTCTGTCACCGCCAGCCCCTGAGCCAGTCATCCCCGAGCCGGTAGTCGTCATCGAGCCCGAGCCGACACCGCCGACACCGGAGCCACCGACCATCGTCCCGACACAGGAAGTCGCGCCGATAGCCGAGCCCGTTCCCCAAATGGAGGGCGGTGCTCTGTCACCGCCAGCCCCTGAGCCAGTCATCCCCGAGCCGGTAGTCGTCATCGAGCCCGAGCCGACACCGCCGACACCGGAGCCACCGACCATCGTCCCGACACAGGAAGTCGCGCCGATAGCCGAGCCCGTTCCCCAAATGGAGGGCGGTGCTCTGTCACCGCCGGCCCCTGATCCAGTCATCCCCGAGCCGGTCGCCGTCATCGAGCCCGCGCCGCCAACGCCGGAACCGCCGATCATTGTTCCGCCACCGGAAACCCCGCCTTCTGAGGTCTCCACGCCGGATGAAGCGCCTTCACCGTCTCTGACAGCGGAAGTTGCCCCTGAGCCTCCAACTCCCGGTCTCTCCGCTTCATGA
- a CDS encoding DNA methyltransferase, whose amino-acid sequence MSLSWNEVRDRAIKFTRQWAGETSERAEAKTFWDEFFDVFGIQRRTVASFEEPVRNLKGQYSYIDLFWVGKLLVEHKSFGKDLDKACSQAFLYIQSLVREGRTDEIPRYVILSDFARIVLYDLEPDDPSDLPLFDKWHVRTIEIPLAELHKHIREFAFIKGEKPVRLDPEDPANFKAAAMMANLHDTLKAGGYSGHDLERFLVRVLFCLFADDTGIFDQPHIFQSYIKANTREDGSDLGLQLAQIFEVLDTPPQKRQKNLDEDLALFPYVNGGLFQERLPFAHFNRDMRNALLACSAFNWSKISPAVFGSLFQSVMDPKERRQSGGHYTSERDIMKVIRSLFLDDLKAEFEQIKDDKSSRHKARLDEFHKKLAGLRFFDPACGCGNFLVITYREMRLLEIDVLKAIHGGQQVTDIQHLSRLDVDQMYGIEISEWPVRIAEVALWLLDHQMNQCLSEAFGQYYVRLPLRAAPHIVCGNALRLDWKEVIPPAKCSYILGNPPFVGAKFQDDSQRADMALVAGEVDNSGLLDYVTGWYFKAANYIHGTGIMVGFVSTNSITQGEQVGVLWNALFQRHGIKILFGHRTFPWQSEARGKAHVHVVIIGFANIDAMTKTIYDYEAGKDQATVITARNVSPYLVEGPDRAITNRSVPISNVPEIGIGNKPIDGGQYLFTPEEKDQFIKNEPKAKEFFRRWIGSEEFINGIERWCLWLGECPPEKLRQMPEVMKRVEAVRDLRLASKSAPTRKIAGTPTRFHVENMPKGPYLVLPEVSSERRRYIPIGFMTPDVLASNLVKLLPDATVFHFGVLSSGMHMAWVRQVGGRLKSDYRYSSKLVYNNFPWPQAVNEKQKAAVEVAAQKVLDARKEFPDSTLADLYDPVAMPPKLVKAHAELDRTVDRCYRSEPFPSDRHRVEYLFTQYEQLTAPLVATGKAKKGQKVKIKLGRDEKLSSEMNPELKN is encoded by the coding sequence ATGTCACTTTCATGGAACGAAGTCCGGGATCGAGCCATCAAATTCACCCGTCAATGGGCAGGGGAGACCAGCGAACGCGCCGAGGCCAAAACCTTCTGGGATGAATTTTTCGATGTTTTTGGCATCCAACGACGCACCGTCGCCTCTTTTGAGGAACCCGTTCGCAACCTGAAGGGCCAATACAGTTACATTGACCTCTTCTGGGTCGGCAAGTTACTTGTCGAGCACAAGTCTTTCGGCAAGGATCTCGACAAGGCCTGCTCGCAAGCCTTCCTCTATATCCAGAGTCTTGTCCGTGAAGGCCGCACCGACGAAATTCCCCGCTATGTCATCCTCTCTGATTTCGCTAGAATCGTCCTTTACGACCTTGAACCGGACGACCCGTCAGATCTGCCGCTGTTTGACAAATGGCATGTCCGTACTATTGAGATTCCCCTGGCCGAACTCCACAAACACATTCGGGAATTCGCCTTCATAAAAGGGGAGAAGCCGGTGCGGCTCGACCCGGAAGACCCCGCCAACTTCAAGGCGGCGGCAATGATGGCCAATCTCCACGATACCCTGAAAGCCGGGGGGTACTCCGGACATGACTTGGAGCGCTTTCTGGTTCGTGTCCTCTTCTGCCTTTTCGCCGACGATACCGGCATCTTTGACCAGCCCCATATCTTTCAGAGTTACATCAAGGCCAATACCCGTGAAGATGGCAGCGATCTTGGGCTTCAACTCGCCCAGATCTTTGAGGTTCTCGATACTCCGCCCCAGAAGCGCCAGAAGAACCTTGATGAGGATCTGGCCCTGTTTCCCTATGTAAATGGCGGATTATTCCAGGAGCGGCTTCCCTTTGCCCATTTCAACCGCGACATGCGGAATGCGTTGCTTGCATGCTCCGCCTTTAACTGGAGCAAGATCTCGCCCGCCGTTTTCGGCTCGTTGTTCCAGTCGGTCATGGATCCCAAGGAGCGGCGGCAATCCGGCGGCCACTATACCAGTGAGCGGGACATCATGAAGGTGATCCGGTCGCTGTTTCTGGATGACCTTAAGGCCGAGTTTGAGCAAATTAAAGATGACAAGTCCAGTCGACACAAAGCACGGCTGGACGAGTTCCATAAGAAACTGGCGGGCCTGCGCTTCTTTGATCCGGCCTGCGGTTGCGGTAACTTCCTGGTTATTACCTACCGCGAAATGCGCCTGCTCGAAATTGACGTTTTAAAGGCCATACATGGCGGCCAGCAGGTTACCGATATCCAGCACCTGTCCCGCCTCGATGTGGATCAGATGTACGGGATCGAGATCAGCGAATGGCCGGTCCGTATTGCCGAGGTCGCCTTATGGCTCCTTGATCACCAGATGAACCAGTGCCTGAGCGAGGCCTTTGGGCAATACTATGTCCGGCTTCCCCTGCGGGCAGCCCCGCATATTGTCTGCGGGAACGCATTGCGACTGGACTGGAAAGAAGTCATCCCACCAGCAAAGTGCAGTTACATTCTGGGTAACCCGCCGTTTGTGGGGGCCAAATTCCAGGATGATTCACAGCGGGCAGACATGGCTCTTGTGGCTGGTGAGGTGGATAACTCCGGGCTTCTGGATTATGTAACCGGCTGGTATTTCAAGGCGGCCAACTACATCCATGGCACGGGTATTATGGTAGGTTTTGTCTCCACCAATTCCATTACGCAAGGCGAGCAAGTTGGGGTGTTATGGAATGCCCTATTCCAGCGGCATGGCATCAAAATCCTTTTCGGACACCGAACCTTCCCGTGGCAAAGTGAAGCCCGTGGCAAAGCCCATGTGCATGTTGTCATTATTGGCTTCGCTAATATCGATGCGATGACCAAGACAATTTACGACTATGAGGCGGGTAAAGATCAGGCGACGGTTATCACCGCGAGGAATGTCAGTCCCTATCTTGTTGAGGGGCCGGACCGGGCCATCACAAACCGTTCCGTACCGATTTCCAATGTTCCTGAAATTGGCATTGGGAATAAACCCATAGATGGCGGGCAGTATCTCTTTACACCAGAGGAAAAGGACCAGTTCATTAAAAACGAGCCGAAGGCGAAGGAGTTTTTCCGCCGGTGGATCGGATCTGAGGAGTTTATTAACGGCATTGAACGTTGGTGTCTTTGGCTGGGAGAATGCCCCCCGGAAAAATTGCGGCAAATGCCTGAGGTCATGAAGAGGGTAGAGGCTGTTCGGGATTTACGGTTAGCAAGTAAAAGCGCCCCCACCCGGAAAATCGCCGGTACACCTACACGATTTCATGTCGAGAACATGCCGAAAGGTCCTTATCTTGTTTTGCCCGAAGTGAGTTCGGAACGCCGTCGGTATATCCCCATTGGTTTTATGACGCCAGACGTGCTTGCTAGTAATCTTGTAAAACTTTTACCTGATGCCACGGTGTTCCATTTTGGTGTTTTGTCATCCGGGATGCATATGGCATGGGTTCGGCAAGTTGGGGGGCGTCTTAAATCTGATTACCGCTATTCATCGAAACTCGTCTACAACAACTTCCCCTGGCCGCAGGCGGTGAACGAGAAGCAGAAAGCGGCGGTTGAGGTGGCGGCCCAGAAGGTTTTGGATGCCCGTAAGGAATTCCCGGACTCCACGCTGGCTGATCTTTACGATCCCGTAGCGATGCCGCCCAAGCTGGTCAAAGCCCACGCCGAGTTAGACCGTACCGTTGATCGTTGTTACCGCTCTGAGCCATTCCCCAGTGACCGCCACCGGGTAGAATACCTGTTTACCCAATACGAACAGTTAACCGCGCCGTTGGTGGCGACGGGGAAGGCGAAGAAGGGGCAGAAAGTCAAAATCAAACTTGGTAGGGATGAGAAACTTAGTTCCGAGATGAACCCAGAATTGAAAAATTAA